A DNA window from Candidatus Hydrogenedentota bacterium contains the following coding sequences:
- a CDS encoding Gfo/Idh/MocA family oxidoreductase, whose amino-acid sequence MANSSVSSDSLAIAEEEEYRGKKFRVAFIGCGGICQTHMMAFQQMPDVEVVAGVDILPERLKAFEKRWGVTKLYKDWKKMLKEVQPDGVSVCTPNGVHAAPTIDALNSGCHVLCEKPMAMTPAQCEQMIAASKKAKKKLAVGFQYRYHPNTQFLKRARDNGEFGDIMFVKCQALRRRGIPNWGVFGQKKLQGGGPMIDIGVHILEMAHYVMGSPKPVAASGNIWTYMGNKSSKVVSPWPNWDYKTYTVEDLAIGQIRFENGALLQVEASFVAHIEKDVWNFSFMGTKGGGQWDPPMMFADKNDTMVNSSPFYVGKDTTFEQLFPLKLRNWVDGCVKGSPLEAPAEAGLAVQKMLDGVYRSAEAGKEVPIK is encoded by the coding sequence ATGGCAAATTCAAGTGTCAGTTCAGATTCATTGGCAATTGCTGAAGAAGAAGAATATCGCGGCAAGAAGTTTCGTGTTGCATTCATCGGATGCGGCGGAATCTGCCAGACCCACATGATGGCGTTTCAACAGATGCCGGATGTGGAAGTTGTCGCGGGCGTGGATATCCTTCCGGAACGTCTCAAGGCATTCGAAAAGCGCTGGGGCGTGACCAAACTCTACAAAGACTGGAAGAAGATGTTGAAAGAGGTCCAACCGGATGGCGTGAGCGTATGCACGCCGAACGGTGTTCACGCGGCCCCCACGATCGACGCGCTGAACAGCGGTTGCCACGTGCTCTGCGAAAAGCCCATGGCCATGACACCGGCCCAATGCGAGCAGATGATTGCCGCGTCAAAGAAGGCGAAGAAGAAACTCGCCGTGGGCTTCCAGTATCGCTATCACCCGAATACACAGTTCTTAAAGCGCGCCCGCGACAACGGCGAGTTCGGCGATATTATGTTCGTAAAATGCCAGGCCCTTCGGCGGCGCGGCATCCCCAACTGGGGCGTATTCGGACAGAAGAAGCTCCAGGGTGGCGGACCGATGATCGACATCGGCGTGCATATCCTGGAAATGGCCCACTACGTGATGGGCTCGCCGAAACCTGTTGCGGCCTCCGGAAACATCTGGACCTACATGGGCAACAAGTCTTCGAAAGTCGTCAGCCCGTGGCCCAATTGGGACTACAAGACGTATACCGTGGAAGACCTCGCTATCGGTCAGATCCGTTTTGAGAACGGTGCATTGCTGCAAGTTGAGGCCAGCTTTGTGGCGCACATCGAAAAAGACGTGTGGAACTTCAGTTTCATGGGCACCAAGGGCGGCGGCCAGTGGGATCCTCCAATGATGTTTGCCGACAAGAACGACACCATGGTCAACTCATCCCCGTTCTATGTCGGAAAAGATACCACCTTCGAGCAGTTGTTCCCGCTGAAGCTACGCAATTGGGTGGACGGCTGCGTGAAGGGTTCGCCGCTCGAAGCTCCCGCCGA